GTTTGCGGTTCCGCCTTCCACTTGAAGAAGGTCGAGCGGCCCGGCGAGCCGAGCAGGACGATCTGTTCCTCCGTGTTCAAATCCCAGTCGCCGGCGATCTTGAAGAACGCACGCAGGCCCGCCGCCGACATTTCGGTCAGCGAGGGTTCCGTGACGGGCCGGCGTAGCGGCGGGTCGTCATGGGAGACACGGGCGGCGTGTGGCATGGAGGTTGGTCCTTATCTGTACTTTGTATCAATATTAGTCCAGATGTGGATTATTGCAAGGACAAATTGGGTATAATCGCGTCCCAGCAGGATAGATGCGAGACAGGTAATCGACGATCAGGAGCGGCAGGTGATGTGGGTGCGAGCAGTGGCGGTAGCGGTGGTGGCAGTAGCGTGTTGTGCAGTAACGGCGCAGGCAGCGCAGTACGCCGAGGTGTGGAATCCGCCTGAGGCCAGACACGCGCCGAAGCGGGTCAAGGGGCATGCGCCGGCGAGCACGAAGGTGGCGGCCAAGGCGGTGGTGACCGGCAAGAGCAAGCGGCTGAAGGTTGAGCCGAAGAAGAAGCCGTCGCTGCACGCCGCGCATCAGGTTAAACCTCATGGCAAGCTCGTGGCGAAGAGTGCGGCGGGTAAGCCGGTCAAGACTGTGCGGAGCAAGGGCGTGCCGAGCAAGGCGGTCAAGATGGCGAGCGCGAACACCGCGACGAACTCCGCCGCCGGGGCCCGCAATCTACCGCCGATCCTGCATTGAATCCGGGGCTCAGCCCCCGCTCCCCAACCCCTCCGTCAACAACCGCAACGTCTCCAAAGAGCGCGGATCGCGCAACCGCGAATGCAGCGCCACGCGCGATTCAGGCAATGTCGGCAAGCCGAGCCGCGCGCCGACGTCGATCAACCCGCGCGGCGCTACCCGTCGCGCCAACGGCGCCACGGCGAGCCCAGCCGCAGCCGCTGCGCCGACAGTCGCCACCCCGCCGCCGATAAACGCCTCGCGCCATGCCACACCCGCTTCATCCAACGCATGGATCGCAACCGCCCGCACATTGCACGGCGCCGTCAGCAGCGCGAGCGGCAGTGGTTCGCCGACGCGCGGTAGCCATGCCGGCGCGGCCAGCCAGACGAGCGGTTCGCTGAAAAGCACGCTCGCATCGTCACGCGGCGCCTCGTCCGGTGTGGAGCGGACGATCACCGCGTCGAGCCGTCGTTCGTCGAACTGCGCGAGCAGCGCTGTCGACGTGCCGAGATGCAATTCGATCACCAATCCTGGATCGTAAGCGTTCAGCTTCGCCAGCAGATCCGTCAGGTCGGTGCTCGCGACGTGCTCGCTCAGACCCAGCGCGAGCCTGCGCCGCTCCACCGACAGCGCGCCGAGCGCCCGTTCATGCGCGTTCAGCAGGTCGCGCGCGGCGCCGAGAAACGCGGTGCCGTCTGCGGAGAGCCGCACCACCCGCGGTGTCCGTTCCACCAGTTGCTTGCCGAGATGCGCCTCCAGCCGTTTGAGCTTCAGGGAGACGGCGGATTGCGTGGTGTCGAGCGCGTCGGCCGCACGCGTAAAACTGTGCAGATCGGCGACCAGAACGAAGGCGCGTACCGCATCGAGATCGAGTACTTTCATTTCAATTGAAAATAAATGAAATAGCTATTGATGTCTGTCCATTATGGACGAGGTGGCCTAAGCTGGGTACTCAATCTTCTTCGAAAGGAGTGTTCATCATGCCGTTCACCCGAATTGCAGTCCGCGCCGGCAAGCCGGCGGCTTACCGGAAAGCGCTCACGCAGGGCATCCAGCGTTCGCTGGTCGAGATTTTCAACGTGCCGGAGGACGATATCTTCATGGTCGTCACCGAACACGATCAGGACAACTTCTTTTATGGCAAGCACTACCTGGACATTGATCGCAGCGACGATCTCGTGCTGATCCAGATCACCGCGAACAATACGCGCACCGTCGAACTCAAGAAGGCGCTGTACAAGCGGATCGCGGAGCATCTGGCGGAAAGCCCAGGCGTGCGGCCGGAAGACGTGTTCGTCAACCTCGTGGATGTGCCGAAGGAGAACTGGTCGTTTGGGAATGGCATCGCGCAATACGCGCCTCCTGCCTGACGCGTCTTTCGACCCGCGCGCCGCGCTACGCTGACCGGGCCGATCTTGCTTCCGACAGCAACCAGCCCCGGAACGCCGCCACATCCGGCCGTTCGGCGGCGGCGCGCGGATAGACGAGCCAGTAGCTGTAGTCGTTGGGCAGCGTGATGTCGAATGGCTGGACGAGGTGGCCCGCGGCGAGATCGTCGGCCGCCAGCATGAGTCTGCCGAGCACCACGCCCTGACCGTCCACCGCGGCCTGCAGCGCGAGACTGGCGTCGTCGAACGACGCGCCGCCCGCTTGCAGATCGATCCCCGCGACGCCGGCGTGCTCGCACCAGTGACGCCAGGCACTCCCAGGTTCGTCGTGCAGCAACTCGACATGACGCAGATCGGACGGCGTGTGAAGCGGTGGTGGTCCTGCTGCGACGGCGGGACTGCAGACCGGGCTCAGGCTTTCCTGGGCGATCAGATCTGCCTTCAGGCCGGGCCAGCGGCCGAGGCCTGAGCGAATGGCGAGATCGAAACGGTCCGTCGAAAAATCCCACAGATCGGCGGAGCTGGCGAGCTTGACATCCACCTGCGGGTGCAGCGCGCGGAATCTGCCGAGGCGCGGCACCAGCCAGCGCGATGCAAACGACGGCAACGCGGTAATGCGCAGCGGGCCGTCGCTGCGTTCGCGCAGGCGCAACGTCGCCGCCGACATGCGATTGAAGGCCTCGCTTAGCTCCGGAAGATAACTGCGGCCCTTGGTGGTCAGCGTCAGGACATGGCCGCGACGCTCGAACAGGCTGAATCCGAGCCAGCTTTCCAACTGGCGAATCTGATGGCTGATGGCGGCCTGCGTCACGCATAGCTCGTTGGCGGCGACGGTAAAACTCAGATTGCGCGCAGCGGCCTCGAAGGCGCGGAGCGCGCCGAGCGGGGGGAGGCGGCGCATGAGATCGATTAGCTGGCTTTATCGAGACCCTGACGATAACTCGTTTGGCCGCCGCGTGAAAGTCACTTCTAATCAGGCATCCGAAACCAGAGGCGTGGGGCGATCGCCCCGCTCCGTTTCAATGCGAGGGAGCCGATGATGGGCCTGATTGGATGGGATATGTGGATTCTGTTTTTTGGCTATGCCATTCCGATGGTGATTAGCCCGGGACCGGGCAATACGATTCTGGCCGCTTCCGGCGGCCGCTTCGGCATTCGCGGTTCGTTGCGGTTCTGGGCTGGGTTTGAAGTCTCGAATCTCGCGCTTTGCCTGCTTTATGGGTTGGGCCTCGGCCGCGCCTTGCATCGTTACCCGGAGGTGCACGAGGCGCTCAAGTGGACCGGCACGGCTTATCTGCTTTACCTCGCATGGGGCTTCTTCCGTTCGTCCACCACGGCCACGGCCGCGAGCGACAGGACGATGACGCGCTTGACGTTTACCGATGGCCTGGTTTCGGTGGCACTCAACCCGAAGATCCATTCGATGATTCTGGTGATGTTTTCGCAGTTTCTCGATCCGTCGAAATCGCCTTCCGTGCAGGTGGTTCAATTTACGGTCGCTTTTCTGCTGGTGTGCGTGGGTTGCCACTTCCCGTGGATTTACGGCGGCAAGGTGATCCTGGGCCGCTTCTCTTCGGAGCGCGCGGTGCGCATCCAGGGTCGTGTTTTTGGCGTGTGCATGCTGCTGGTGGCCGCGTACATCGCATTTGCCTGAGCGGCTGCGCGGGATGGGTTCTTCGTCAGAGGGGATTTGACGTGGGTACAGCCGCTTGGCTTGCGGGCCATGTAACATGAACAGGAGGCATCGCCTTTTCCTTCTGCGCGCGGCCTCCTTTGCTCAGACGATGGGGAGTCCATGGGCCGCGTCCTCGTAATCGTGCTTGATGTTCCGCAGTCGGCATTGCATGCGTGGTCCGTGCAGCGTGAACGGAGCCATCGCTCCCGCGTGGCGAACCGGCTCGATGCCGCTCTGGTCAAGGCGCTTGGCGATTTGCCGCAAGCCGAGCGCGTGGCGCGCAAGGGTTCGCGTGGCGCCGTCCTCCCGCGCTCCCCTGCGAAGGTAACGAGCACCCGCTTCGAACAGACTGCGAAGATGGCCGCGGCCGGCTTGCAGGTCACGCTCGAAACATCGCCGCGCGTGCGGCGCGTTGTGGCGTGCCAGCAAATGGACTACGCCCCGGGTGTCACGGTGCGCGAGATCCTCTACGAGGTACCGCTGGGTGCGGAAGCGCCGGTCAGCTCGGCATTTGCAGCCGCACCCGAGAAACACCGGCACGTGCTGACCGAGGCCGGCGATCTCGCGCCGCTCACGACGTTTGTCTGTGAGCGCGATAGCTGGCGCTGGCCGGTGGCGGATGGGATCGTCGTCGATATCGTCTTCAATCGCTTTCATGCTTCGACGGAAGGCGATGCGCCACCGTCCCGCGAACTTCATCTGACTACGCCATTCGTCGACGACGCACCTGGCGCGTCGTTGGCCGCGTTGTTCGCTGCTGCGTATGCGTTGGTTGCCGCGTTGCCTGCCTTCCCGGTTTTGCGCACGGCGCTTGATCGCGCTTGCTGTGCCGCCGACGCTTCCCCCGTCGAGGCCACCGCCGCCGACGCACACGAAGCCACGACGCCCATACGTGCCGCGCCCATTGATCTGGCCGGTGTTTCGACGCCCCAGGCCGCATTGACGACGATCGGCTGTAACGTCGCGGATCAGTGGTTCGGCAATGACGCCGGCGTGCGCGACGCCGTCAGCACCGAGTTCGTCCATCAGATGCGTATCGCGCAGCGGCGTCTCAGGACGGCGCTGCGAATCTTCCCGCACTGGCAGGACGAAGTGTGGACGGCGCGCATCGCACCGGACCTCAAATGGTTGGGCAGCGTGCTCGGCGAGG
Above is a genomic segment from Paraburkholderia phenazinium containing:
- a CDS encoding LysE family translocator, with protein sequence MWILFFGYAIPMVISPGPGNTILAASGGRFGIRGSLRFWAGFEVSNLALCLLYGLGLGRALHRYPEVHEALKWTGTAYLLYLAWGFFRSSTTATAASDRTMTRLTFTDGLVSVALNPKIHSMILVMFSQFLDPSKSPSVQVVQFTVAFLLVCVGCHFPWIYGGKVILGRFSSERAVRIQGRVFGVCMLLVAAYIAFA
- a CDS encoding LysR substrate-binding domain-containing protein; the encoded protein is MKVLDLDAVRAFVLVADLHSFTRAADALDTTQSAVSLKLKRLEAHLGKQLVERTPRVVRLSADGTAFLGAARDLLNAHERALGALSVERRRLALGLSEHVASTDLTDLLAKLNAYDPGLVIELHLGTSTALLAQFDERRLDAVIVRSTPDEAPRDDASVLFSEPLVWLAAPAWLPRVGEPLPLALLTAPCNVRAVAIHALDEAGVAWREAFIGGGVATVGAAAAAGLAVAPLARRVAPRGLIDVGARLGLPTLPESRVALHSRLRDPRSLETLRLLTEGLGSGG
- a CDS encoding tautomerase family protein, whose product is MPFTRIAVRAGKPAAYRKALTQGIQRSLVEIFNVPEDDIFMVVTEHDQDNFFYGKHYLDIDRSDDLVLIQITANNTRTVELKKALYKRIAEHLAESPGVRPEDVFVNLVDVPKENWSFGNGIAQYAPPA
- a CDS encoding transcriptional regulator GcvA gives rise to the protein MRRLPPLGALRAFEAAARNLSFTVAANELCVTQAAISHQIRQLESWLGFSLFERRGHVLTLTTKGRSYLPELSEAFNRMSAATLRLRERSDGPLRITALPSFASRWLVPRLGRFRALHPQVDVKLASSADLWDFSTDRFDLAIRSGLGRWPGLKADLIAQESLSPVCSPAVAAGPPPLHTPSDLRHVELLHDEPGSAWRHWCEHAGVAGIDLQAGGASFDDASLALQAAVDGQGVVLGRLMLAADDLAAGHLVQPFDITLPNDYSYWLVYPRAAAERPDVAAFRGWLLSEARSARSA
- a CDS encoding CHAD domain-containing protein — its product is MGRVLVIVLDVPQSALHAWSVQRERSHRSRVANRLDAALVKALGDLPQAERVARKGSRGAVLPRSPAKVTSTRFEQTAKMAAAGLQVTLETSPRVRRVVACQQMDYAPGVTVREILYEVPLGAEAPVSSAFAAAPEKHRHVLTEAGDLAPLTTFVCERDSWRWPVADGIVVDIVFNRFHASTEGDAPPSRELHLTTPFVDDAPGASLAALFAAAYALVAALPAFPVLRTALDRACCAADASPVEATAADAHEATTPIRAAPIDLAGVSTPQAALTTIGCNVADQWFGNDAGVRDAVSTEFVHQMRIAQRRLRTALRIFPHWQDEVWTARIAPDLKWLGSVLGEARDWDVFVDSTLPALAAADADSTRWIAICERADARRLEARTALKTAMGSARYAQLALAWLEWLSGLPSREPPAKAADTSLRAYAQKRVQRYYKRLIRAPKLTTLDEQARHKERIQAKYLRYTLEFFESIASQKTRKESAKTVARMQSVLGDGNDAAVALRYLEQVDAPPYQAGFAHGWCEASKRYTAQEGERLLRRLRKPKITGGAGGG